Proteins encoded in a region of the Vigna radiata var. radiata cultivar VC1973A unplaced genomic scaffold, Vradiata_ver6 scaffold_405, whole genome shotgun sequence genome:
- the LOC106778374 gene encoding uncharacterized protein LOC106778374, translated as MVLSRAVKKVAGKLEKRPAEAPKTSLDMVLTLAEAIRFGYAETLGKWSFLDLPRAILYTIMEKGKKTVEIECKEREDCVELKDPEILKELYEIKKCLTRTMLFSKKRFRSFLFAAGFVKGDVLLRKRRARILKPAFTVIRDKESKCLFLFIRGTRSVKDTLTDAIGAPVSFNHFIYSDGELKRNNVISGHGHRGMVAAARWIKKHCTPKLLDELRQYPDFQVKIVGHSLGGGTAALLTYMLREIKQFSSCTCVTFGPAACMSMEMAEFGKPFITSVINGYDMVPTLSAVSVYDFIEEGLNKRKRFIKSACSAIGSRIPFASHAKAIADRAVSRGTEAVMKSKQRTRSLISWSKRENAAALTSSKSENLAEVAQSSNTSYEGTEELIISEFTSDEDDGSISSSEGSDNDDMDEEEEEIIAATRNIANDELNEYYKELQLDTQEDNPEINGEKEKEAAIEKGITEGEMNNDEVVHSEETADSPVAISDKPVRHHLYPPGRILHIVPVLCSENSKPIHCDDADGKRVLLYETSRELYGKLRLSRGMLFDHMTSKYLKVFQQLINQFEKET; from the exons TGAAAAAAGGCCAGCTGAGGCGCCCAAAACTTCCCTGGACATGGTCTTAACCTTAGCAGAAGCCATTAGGTTCGGTTATGCAGAGACACTCGGCAAATGGAGCTTCTTGGACTTGCCAAGAGCCATCCTTTATACTATCATGGAAAAG GGTAAGAAAACAGTTGAAATAGAATGTAAAGAAAGAGAGGATTGTGTAGAACTGAAAGACCCCGAAATATTAAAGGAGTTGTATGAGATCAAAAAATGCTTGACACGCACCATGCTTTTCAGCAAGAAACGCTTTCGTTCCTTTCTATTTGCTGCTGGATTCGTTAAGGGAGATGTTCTCCTCCGGAAGAGAAGAGCTCGG ATTCTGAAGCCTGCTTTCACAGTGATACGGGATAAAGAATCAAAATGTTTGTTTCTGTTCATCCGAGGAACTCGAAGCGTAAAAGACACTCTGACGGATGCAATCGGTGCTCCCGTTTCCTTCAATCATTTCATTTATAGTGATGGTGAGCTGAAAAGGAACAACGTGATTTCAGGACATGGACACCGAGGCATGGTTGCTGCAGCTCGTTGGATCAAAAAACACTGCACTCCTAAACTTCTTGACGAACTTCGTCAATACCCCGATTTCCAAGTCAAG ATAGTTGGACACTCACTTGGTGGTGGCACTGCTGCACTGTTGACATATATGCTTAGAGAAATAAAGCAGTTCTCTTCATGCACTTGTGTCACCTTTGGTCCAG CTGCTTGTATGTCAATGGAAATGGCGGAATTCGGGAAGCCCTTTATCACTTCCGTTATAAATGGTTATGACATGGTGCCTACATTGTCAGCTGTTTCTGTTTATGATTTCATTGAAGAG GGTCTGAATAAGCGTAAAAGATTCATAAAGTCTGCTTGCAGCGCAATTGGATCTCGCATACCTTTCGCATCTCATGCAAAAGCCATTGCAGATCGTGCAGTATCCCGCGGCACCGAG GCTGTGATGAAGAGTAAACAAAGAACTCGGTCACTGATAAGCTGGTCCAAACGTGAGAATGCTGCGGCATTGACAAGTTCTAAATCAGAAAACTTGGCTGAAGTCGCTCAATCATCAAATACAAGTTATGAAGGGACAGAAGAGTTAATAATCTCTGAGTTTACTAGTGATGAGGACGACGGATCTATATCCTCCAGTGAAGGATCTGATAACGATGACAtggatgaagaggaggaggaaaTCATAGCTGCTACTCGCAACATTGCTAACGATGAACTGAATGAATATTACAAGGAGCTTCAGCTAGACACACAAGAGGATAATCCTGAAATTAATggtgaaaaggaaaaagaagccGCCATAGAAAAAGGCATCACAGAAGGAGAGATGAATAATGATGAGGTTGTTCATAGTGAAGAAACTGCAGATAGTCCAGTTGCAATATCGGACAAGCCTGTTAGACATCATCTTTATCCACCGGGAAGAATCTTGCATATTGTTCCTGTACTTTGTTCTGAAAATTCTAAACCAATCCACTGTGACGATGCTGATGGCAAACGTGTGTTGTTGTATGAAACGAGTAGAGAGCTGTATGGAAAACTCAGACTTTCAAGAGGGATGCTATTTGATCACATGACAAGCAAGTATCTGAAGGTGTTCcaacaattaatcaatcaatttgAGAAAGAGACATGA